One Maribacter sp. HTCC2170 genomic window, TGTGGTTACTTATTGGTTATTTCACTTTTGAACACCTTAAAAAGGTAAAATTTTACACCTTGTTGATTATTCCGTATTTGGTCTGGATGACTATCGCCACAAGTCTAAACGCTTATATATTTCTTTATAACCAATAATCTCAAAGTAACCTTAATGCTTCTCTTTTGCTTAAGGGAGCTAATTTGTGGTTTGATACAAACTTAACTACCCATTTGGGATTGGTTCTGCTATATTCACGTAATACCCATCCGATAGCCTTGTTTATAAAAAATTCATTCGAACCTAGCAGAAGGTTGATAATCTGGGATAGCCTTTGCGTATCCATTTTATCCTTGCTTTTAAGCTGGTATAACAAACAACAGCGTTGTAACCACATATTGCCAGATGCCAACCATTTTTCTATAATAGGTTTCAATTGTTCCGGAAACATATCAAAATATGGACCTATCAACTTTACTGCGATATAGTCCACCGTATCCCACCACGATTTATGGGTAACCATGAATTCCAATAGGGCAATATCACTTTTTACAAACTGTTTTTTGTATTTGTGCACTAATTCTTGCCCTATGAATTGATATTCCCGTTCAGGTTTATTCCATAAGGTTTTAATGATTAATTGCAATTCGGATTTTGGGGGAAGAAAATCTTTGGCAAGAAAAGGTTTTTGTATTTCGCGGCGTACTGGAGTTTTTATGCCATAGAATTCGAACTGGTTTCGCATATAGGCCTTTTGTTCTTCAGCGATTTTGGCATTGGAATTACGCTTAAGTTCAAGTTCTAATGTTTGTATGTATTCGTTCATTTTAAACCTCCTTATACCTAAAACAACTTTTCTCATGATCGTTGACCATACCAATGGCTTGCATAAAAGCATAGACCACGGTACTACCAACAAATTTGAATCCTCGCTTTTTCAAGTCTTTACTAATCTTATCGGATAAGGGAGTATTTGCCGGGCCTTCCTTATAATCCAATAAGGAGTTTTTAATGGGTTTGTTATTTACAAATCCCCAAATGTAATTGCTAAAACTCCCAAATTCTTCCTGTATTTTCATAAAGGACTGGGCATTGCTAATGGCCGAATGTACTTTAAGTTTGTTCCTGATGATTCCTGCATCATTCAATAAGGCTTCAATCTTAGCATCACCATAAGTAGCGATTTTTTTATAATCAAAATGGTTAAAAGCTTTCCTGAAATTCTCTCGTTTTCGAAGAATGGTTATCCAGCTTAAACCAGCTTGAAAAGTTTCCAAAATCAGAAACTCGAACAAGGTTTCATCATCCTTTACGGGAACGCCCCATTCCAAATCGTGATAAGCCTCATACAGGTCATTACCTAAACACCAACCACATTTATGTTTTTCCATTATTCATTTTATGATTTAAAGATATAGATAAATACAATTCCAAGATATTGAGTATTCTACTATTGGATAGTTGATTTATGAAACGAGACTTTATGGGATGATGTTCGGTGGAAATCTGTTAGTTTAAATTCAAAAATATGGTAGTATAACTTTTATTAAAAATAGTTAAACTATTATATATTGATAGTAATACTATTATATTTGTAACGAACAAAACAAATGACCAATGGAACGCCTGCTACAATCTGTTAAAATAAACATCAATGAAAAAATCTTTCTGAAAGATCCAGAATCCTCTGATTTGGGAAAAAGTATAGTCGAGGAAAGTATTCTTATGATTCATAAAATGGGTTTCGAAAGTTTCACCTTTAAAAAGCTAGGTATTAAGATAGGGTCTAACGAAAGTTCTATCTACCGTTATTTTGAAAACAAGCACAAATTGTTGTTATACTTAACTTCCTGGTATTGGGGTTGGTTGGAATATCAATTGGTATTTGCAACCAATAGTATTAGTGACCATGCCGAAAAACTAAAAAGGACCATCGAGATTGTTACAAAGACCACCGAAGAAGATTCTGCCTTTTCACATATTAATGAAGTGCTACTCAATAAAATCGTAATCAATGAATATTCAAAATCATATTTGACAAAAGAGGTGGACACAGAGAACAAAGCGGGTTATTTTGTGATTTATAAAAGATTGGTCAATCGTATTAGGGATATGATATCTGCTCTGGATTCTGAATATGAGTATCCATCAAGTCTTGCGAGTACAATTTTGGAAGGATCCCTGCACCAATATTTCCTTAAAGATCATTTCCCTTCTATGACCGACTGTCATAAGGACAGTGGCCCAACAAATTACTTTCTTAATCTAGTTTTCAATTTACTCAAATCATAGACCGTATGGCTAAAACTATTATGACCTCAGATGCAAAGGCGCGCACAAATTATAAACTTATTTTCAAGGATATTTTTTTTATCGTTTCCGGGATATTTACCGCAGCGTTTGGACTTGAAAGTTTTTTGTTCCCAAATCGTTTTATCGATGGTGGGGCAACTGGTATTTCTTTATTAGTCGCAGAGGTGAGCAATTTACCCCTTTCATTACTCATTATATTGGTGAATATTCCTTTTATAATCCTCGGGTTTCGAGTAATTGGCCGCACTTTTGCTCTAAAGGCAACATTTGCGATTTTAGGATTGGCATTGGTTTTGGCCACTGTGAACTTTCCGGAAATCACCCAGGACAAGCTATTGGTCGCTGTTTTTGGAGGATTTTTTTTGGGTGCAGGAATAGGTTTGTCGGTTAGGGGAGGTAGTGTTTTGGATGGGACTGAGGTTTTGGCGATTTTTCTAAGTCGAAAACTGGGTACCACTATTGGGGACATTATTATTTTGGTCAATATAATGGTCTTCTTGGCCGCGGCCTATCTCCTATCCATAGAGACTGCTTTATATTCAATGCTTACCTATTTGGCCGCCTCAAAAACACTTGATTTTGTGATAGAAGGTATTGAAGAGTACACGGGAGTTACCATAATATCCGATTTCAGTAATGATATTCGATTAATGATCATAAATAAATTAGGTCGCGGTGTTACTATATATGATGCAAAGGGTGGTTATGTTGAGAATGGCAAGCATAATGAGTATGACGTACTCTTTACGGTAATTACCAGGTTGGAAATTCGTAAACTGAATATCGAGATTTCCAAAATTGATCCTAAAGCTTTTGTGGTGATGAACAAAATCAATGATACTCGAGGGGGAATGATAAAAAAGAGAGTATTGTAAGGTTTTGTGAAAAACACCTACATATGTCACCAATGTTACCAATAAATAAATGATTCATTGGTAACTTTGCACTTCAAAATTACTAGTATGAAAACTATCGTTTTAGAAGGTTTAGAGAGTACAACTGAAGAATTGGTCCAAAAAGGAACAAGAAAGGCCATGTCTTATAAAGAATACAGGTTATTGGTCGATGATTTGGCCGCAGCCAAAAAATCAACGGGCCCAGAGCAAACAGAGACATTGACCGATTATACCCTTTTGAACCAAAGACGCATGAAGCGATTGGATAAGACTTTGAAAATTGGGGAGGAGATAGTGACAAAAATCAAGGGTTATGATAAAAAAGTTACTTGGTTGGTGTTGACAGAAAGTTGGTGTGGTGATGCTGCCCAAACAATGCCTATGATAAACAAAGTAGCCCAGTTGAACGATGATATTTCATTGAAGGTCATTTTACGTGATGAAAATCTTGATATTATGAATCGTTTTCTAACCAATGGAGCCATGGCGATACCTAAATTGATCATGGTTGAGGATGGTTCAGGAAAGGTGGTTGGAGAATGGGGTTCGCGACCTAAAGTTGCCGCTAAAATGGTCATAGATTATAAAAATGAGCATGGTACTTTAACTCCAGAGTTTAAACAAGATTTACAAGTTTGGTATAACAAGGATAAGGGGCAAAGTACTTTAGATGATTTGTTGGGGTTACTTTCCTTGAAATAAATAGGTGATTGTGCCTTTTTGAGAGGCTTTTGTCGAAGTATTGAATTTAGCTTTTAAAGCATAAGTGATTGCATTGTCGACCAAACAACCGTTTGAAGTGCCTGAACTTTTTGCATTATAACTAGCATCTGACACATTGCCTACGGCATCAACGACTATGTTGATTACTACCTTTCCACCTTCTATGCAGGTGTAAATTGGAGGGGGCAGTTTGTAATTATTTCTTCCAACCAATGAATAGGAAACCGAAGTTTTTCTTTCTGCCAAATTATTGGTGCGCTCCTCTTTTTGAGCCTCACGTTCTCCCAATAATTTCTTTTTTTCCTCTCTCTGTTTTGCCAGTTCTTTAACCTTTGCGGCATATTCAGAATCTTCGTTGCTATAATCTGAAATCTCATCGGTTTCATTAGCGGCTTTTTCTTCAAGAATTTCTTCAAGCGTTTTTAAAGGTTCAGGGTCACCATAGCTTGGTTTTGCAGTTTCATTATAGGCCATGTGGCTTTTTATGGGGTCTTGCTGTTGCAATTCTTCTATTAACTTCTCCTCTTCCTTGAGCAATTCTTCAAGTATCTCAGGATCTAAAACCATTTCAACAATGTATTCATCTTCCTCTTGTTGACCGCCTAAATGTATGTTATAGAGTCCCAACACCATAATGGACATGGTGAGGAAGGTAATCAATAGCGATAACTGTTGACGACTGAGACTCATAGAGCTATAACCACTTTTTTATAAAATTATTTTAAAAACGTTTTAAAAGAGAGCCATTTGTTTAAAAACCAGCTTTTTGACTTCTTAATCAAGCAATGTTTTCTCGAAAACCAATGGGTCTAGGGCTTTATTTACGTTGTAATCGCCTATTTTGGTTCTTCTGAGACGAGATAAATGCGCTCCAGACCGTAAGTGTAGCCCAAAATCATGGGCTAAGGATCGTATATATGTTCCTTTACTGCATACAACCCTAAATTCGACCTCAGGTATATTGATCTTAGTGATTTCAAATTCAGAAATGGTGACCAATCTTTTTTTGATTTCTACTTCCTTACCTTCCCGGGCATATTCGTAAAGTCGCTTTCCATCTTTTTTTAATGCCGAAAAGATAGGTGGGACCTGTTCTATGTTCCCCATAAATTGCGCAGTGGTATCGCGAATCATTTCATCGGTTATATGCTCAATTGGAAAATTTTCATTGACTTCAGTTTCCAAATCAAATGAAGGGGTGGTCGCCCCAAGGGTAATAGTACCAGTATATTCTTTTATCTGTCCTTGAAGGTCGTTTATCTTTTTTGTGAACTTACCTGTACAGATGAGTAAAAGTCCCGTGGCTAATGGGTCTAATGTGCCCGCATGGCCAACTTTGATTTTTTTTAGCTGGAATTTCCTTCGAATGACCCATTTAAGTTTGTTAACTGCCTGAAACGATGACCAACCTAATGGTTTGTCGATTAGGAGTAATTGTCCGTCTAAAAAATCTTCTTTCGATAATGATTTCATAAAGGATTTTCGTTAGTACAGATTACTGTTCGGAATTGGGCTTTAGCTCCAAAAACTATAACCTATTGCAATAAGCCCCACCAGCAAGCAGTAAATGGCAAAGTAAGTAAGCTTGCTCTTCTTAACAAGTTGAATCATCCAGGTGCAGGCTGCTAACCCCGCTATAAACGCCGCTATGAATCCTGCGCTCATTGCAAATGTGTTTTCACTATCAAAACTAAGTTCTCCACTCATGATATCCTTGGCCATTTTACCAAATATCAGAGGCACTACCATAAGAAAAGAGAAACGGGCGGCTTTTGTTTTATCAACCCCTAACAATACCGATGTTGATATTGTTGCCCCACTTCTAGAAATTCCTGGGAGCATTGCAATTGCTTGTGAAATACCAACAATGAACGCATTTTTATAGGAAACCTTTTTGTCAGTATCTTTCGCCTTATCAGCGAAATAGAGTAAAATCGCAGTAATCAATAGCATGAAGCCCACTAAACGAATATCTCCACCAAAAAAAGCTTCCAACTGTTCTTCAAAAAACAATCCAACCAAAACGGCCGGTAACATTGAAATGATAATTTTCAATGAAAATCGGGTTTCCTCATTCCATTTAAACTGAAAGAGTCCACTTAGAATTTCCCACACATCTTTTCTGAAAACGACTATGGTGCTAAGGGCAGTAGCGAAATGAAGTACAACAGTAAATAAAAGGCTTTCTTCTGGAACCGAATTGTCACCTAATATGGCTTTGCCCAATTCTAGATGTCCGCTTGATGATACAGGAAGAAATTCGGTAAGTCCTTGAATAATACCAAGGATAATAGCATCTATAGTCTCCAATTACTTGCGCTTCTTATGGGGATTCAACAAAATGGCATAAACTTCGATACCCAAACCAATCAACACCAAAGTCGGTGCCAATCGTATTCTTCGAAAATTATAAATATCGTCATTAAATACATTAGGGTCATCACTACCTCCGCCACTCATTAAAATAAACCCTAAAGCGATAAAGGCTATACCAATGAACATGAACATATAATTTTTCTTCTGGAAAATAAACTCAGGCTTTGCTGCCTGGCCAGGAGTATTCTTTTGCTTTTTACCCATATCGCAAATTTAGTAATATAATTCGTCCGTCCTAAGGTTTAAAAACCGTTGGGTTGCAAAATAAGTGCTTATTAGTGAAATCAATACCCCTAAAACAAAAACTCCTGCAAAAAGCAATATCAATAATGTACTATCCTGAAAAAGATTTAATTCAGGGAAATTTTTGTTCAAATAAAATAGTACCCCTCCCAAAGCCAAAAGGGCAATAAGCGACCCCAACATTCCAAGTTTAATATTGGACCAAATAAATGGCCTTCGAATAAAAACCTTGGTTGCACCTACCATTTGCATGGTCTTTATTATGAATCGTTTCGAATATATTGATAATCGAATAGAGCTATTGATGAGTAGTACGGCGATAAAAGTAAAGATAGTGCTGGCAATGAGAATCCAGAAGCTTATTTTTTTAACATTGTCACTAAGAAGACCAACCAAAGGTTTGTCATAACTGACTTCATCAACATAGTTCTTTTTCGATATTTCGGTTGCGATACTTTCTATTTGCTCAGGGGAAACAAAATCTGCATTCAATTGAACATCAATGGAATTTTTTAATGGATTATATCCTAAAAAGTCAATGAAATTCTCCCCAATTTCTTCGCTATGTTGTTCGGCAGCTTCTTCTTTGGATACATAGGTCGCCAATTTGGTGTATTCGGCCATTGCCAAACTCTTTTGTAATTGGTCAACTTCCACTTCCTTGGCATTTTCTTTTAGAAAAACAGATATGGTTATCTGCTCTTTAAAATGATCTGCCATTTTTTTTGTGTTCAGGACCAATAATCCAAGAATCCCAAGAAGAAAGAGCACCAAACCAATGCTCAAAACCACTGAGAAGTAAGAAGAAATCAGCTTTCGTTTTTGGTACCTTTCAAAAGATTTACTCATGTATAGGATATGAATATGTAAAAATAGGAAAGTAAATTGAATAAACTTATTTTTGCCCGGTATAGTAAAGAAAGCGACAAAATGCAGTACAATTTCAACGAAATTGAGGCCAAATGGCAGAAATATTGGGCCAAAAATCAAACTTTTAAAGCAGAGAATAATTCAGAAAAGGAAAAATTCTATGTGTTGGACATGTTCCCTTATCCATCAGGTGCAGGACTTCATGTTGGTCACCCATTAGGGTATATTGCCAGCGATATTTATGCACGGTACAAAAGGCATAAAGGCTTCAATGTTTTACATCCAATGGGTTACGATTCTTTTGGGCTTCCAGCAGAGCAGTATGCTATACAAACTGGTCAACATCCGGCAATTACAACAGAAACTAATATTAACAGATATAGGGAGCAATTAGATAAAATTGGGTTCTCTTTTGATTGGAGTCGTGAGGTGCGAACGTCTAATCCAAAGTATTACAAATGGACACAGTGGGTTTTTATTCAACTGTTCAATTCATGGTATAACAAGGATTCTGATAAGGCAGAAGATATTCAGACATTGATTTCAATTTTTGAAAAGGAAGGAAATGCAACGGTTAATGCTGTTTGCGATGAAAACGTTGATGCTTTTTCCGCCCAAGATTGGAATTCGTTTTCAAATAAGAGAAAACAAGAGATATTATTACACTACCGTTTGACTTATTTGGCGGAAACAGAGGTGAATTGGTGCCCTGCATTAGGTACCGTATTGGCCAATGACGAAATTGTAAATGGTGTTTCCGAACGAGGTGGGCATCCTGTAGTTCGTAAAAAAATGACCCAATGGAGTATGAGAATCACTGCTTATGCACAGCGTTTGTTAGATGGCTTGGATAAGATATATTGGCCACAACCCTTAAAAGATTCCCAAACGAATTGGATTGGTCGTTCTGAAGGAGCTTCCGCAATATTCAATGTTAATGGTCATGATGCCATTATTGATGTCTTCACAACAAGACCAGATACCATTTTTGGGGTCAGTTTTATGACATTGGCTCCTGAGCATGAATTGGTTTCGAAAATTACAACGGGTGAGCAAAAGGCCGAAGTTGAAGCTTATATTGAAGCAACTGCAAAACGTTCTGAGCGTGATCGTATGGCCGATGTAAAAACGATAACAGGTGCTTTTACGGGTGCATATGCAGAACACCCGTTTACAAAAGAACCCATTCCTATTTGGATTGGAGATTATGTTCTGGCGGGCTACGGAACAGGAGCTGTAATGTCCGTTCCTTGTGGGGATCAACGGGATTATGATTTTGCGAAGCATTTTAATATCTCCATCCCGAACATATTTGAGGGAGTTGATATTTCTGAAGAAGCTTTTGCTGATAAGTCAACTACGGTGATTACAAACTCTGATTTCTTAAACGGATTAAAATATACGAAGGCTGTAAAAAGAGCCATTTATGAGTTGGCGCAGTTGGGACAAGGTGAGGGCAAGATTAATTACCGTTTGCGTGATGCTGTTTTTAGCCGTCAACGGTATTGGGGAGAGCCTTTTCCTGTGTATTATGTAGACGGAATGCCGCAGATGATCAATGCCGAGCATTTGCCAATAGAATTGCCCGAGGTTGAAAAATATTTACCAACTGAAACAGGAGAACCACCCTTAGGGAATGCTGAGGTTTGGGCATGGGACACTGACACTAATAAGGTTGTACATAACAGCGCGATAAACAATGCCACGGTGTGGCCGTTGGAATTAAATACTATGCCAGGTTGGGCAGGCAGCTCGCAGTATTTTAACCGGTATATGGACTCTGGAAATGAGAATGATATATTTTCAAAGGAAGCCATAAACTATTGGCAAGATGTTGATTTATATATTGGCGGTAGTGAACATGCCACAGGGCATTTGCTGTACTCTCGTTTTTGGCAAAAATTTATGTTTGATAAAGGTTTGGTGCCAAAAGATGAGTTTGCCAAAAAATTAATTAATCAAGGGATGATTACCGGGACCAGTGCTTTTGTTTATAGAGAAGAAGAAACGGGGAATGTGATTTCCAAAGGATTGATTGAAGGAAAAAAGGTGACACCTATCCATGCAGATGTTTCATTAATAAATACTTCTGATGAATTAAATATTGAAGGATTCAAGAAGTGGCTTCCAGAATATAAAGCAACGGAGTTTGTTCTTGAAGATGGAAAATACGTTGTTGGGAGAGAAGTCGAAAAAATGTCCAAATCCAAGTACAATGTGGTAAGTCCGGATAGTATTTGTGAAGATTATGGGGCAGACTCTTTACGTTTGTATGAAATGTTCTTGGGGCCTTTGGAGCAGTCCAAACCGTGGAATACTGCTGGGATTTCAGGAACGCATTCGTTCTTGAAAAAGTTATGGCGTTTATATTTTGATGAGAATGGTGCCAAGTTTACCAATGCAGAACCTACGAAGGACAATTTAAAAACATTGCACAAAACCATAAAAAAGGTAGAGGAAGATATTGAGAATTTCTCTTTTAATACATCGGTATCTACTTTTATGATCTGTGTAAATGAGCTTATAAGTCAAAAATGTACCAGCCGAGCTATTTTGGAGCCATTGGCCATATTGGTATCACCTTATGCGCCACACATTGCGGAGGAGCTTTGGGAGCAGTTAGGGCATGATGAATCTATTGCGACAGTATCATTCCCAATATTTGACGGGAGTCATTTGGTTGAAAGCACCAAGCAATACCCTATCTCATTTAATGGTAAAATGAGATTTACATTGGAGTTGCCATTGGATATGGGCAAAGATGAAATAGAAGAGACTGTAATGGCCCACGAAAAGACCCAACAGCAATTACAGGGTAGAACACCTAAGAAAATCATTGTAGTTCCTGGAAAGATTGTTAATATCGTGGGATAGTTGTTCCTTTTGAAAGGCATAGATTTACAAAATGGAAACGATTGAATTATTAGGGTTAATCGCAGCTACTTGTACAACATTTGCCTTTATTCCACAAGTCTATAAAGTGTGGCAAGAAAAATCCGCAAAAGATATTTCTTTAACCATGTATCTTGTAATGACCTTGGGACTTGCTTTGTGGTTAATATATGGAATCAATATTGACAGTCTGCCCGTAATTTTAGCGAATGGAATAACGTTGGTATTAGTGTTGTTCATGGTTTTTCTTAAGTTAAAGCATAAATAGTTTTAGACATTTTGTCATAAAAATAGACCCCACCAAATTTGGCGGGGTTTTTGTTTTATTCTTAACCTCGATTAAAGGGGATTCTTTAGTATTTTTATAAAATTAAAATAGAAAAATTATGATGGGATATTATATATTGATTGGAGCTATTGCTTTGGTCAGCTGGTTGGTAAGTAGTAAGCTAAAAAGTAAGTTTAAGCATTATTCCAAAGTACATTTAAACAACGGAATGAGCGGTGCTGAGATTGCTGAGAAAATGTTGGCCGATCATGGTATACGGGATGTAAAAGTCGTTTCTACCCCTGGGATGCTATCAGATCACTATAATCCAAAAAATAAAACGGTAAACTTAAGCGAAGGTGTTTATTCGCAGCGTAATGCTTCGGCAGCAGCTGTAGCTGCACATGAATGTGGGCATGCCGTACAGCATGCACAGGCCTATGAATGGTTGAATTTACGTTCAAAGCTGGTTCCTGTAGTAAGTGTTACTTCAGGAATGTCTACTTGGATTGTATTTGGCGGATTGGCATTGGGAGCTGCTGCGGGAGTAGGTTTCGGTTATTGGGTGGCCATTGCGGGATTGATTATGATGGGATTTGCTACATTATTTAGTTTTGTAACCCTTCCTGTTGAGTATGATGCGAGTAATCGTGCTCTAGCATGGCTGAAGGCAAAAAACATAGTGACGCAACAAGAGTATAAAGGTTCGGAAGATGCTTTGAAATGGGCAGCACGTACTTATTTAGTTGCTGCAATAGGCTCATTGGCTACTTTGGTCTATTGGGGCTTACAGGTTTTAGGTGGTCGGGATTAATCTTTAAAAGGTTTCGTTTTGTATTTGATTATATCGTAATCTGTCGGTCTATTTGTTGATCTAGAGAAATAAAAGTTTCTGTGCGTGAAACTCCATCTATTTGTTGAATTTCTTTGTTCAGTACATGCATTAAATGTTCATTGTCTTTACAAAGCACTTTAATGAGTATAGACCAATTTCCAGTGGTATAATGGCATTCCAAAACTTCGGGTATTTTTTCTAAATGCTTTACAGCAACAGGATTACTCATAGCCTTATCCAAATATATACCTATATATGCCATGGTCGTATAGCCCATGACCTTGGGGTTTATGATGAACTTGGATCCGGCCAATAAGCCTGAAGCCTCCAATTTACGGAGACGTTGATGAATGGCTGCACCAGAAATGCCTATGCTTCGGGCTATTTCCAAAACAGGTTTACGGGCATCTTCCATTAAGAACCTTAGGATTTTCTTGTCAATCCCAT contains:
- the truB gene encoding tRNA pseudouridine(55) synthase TruB, which produces MKSLSKEDFLDGQLLLIDKPLGWSSFQAVNKLKWVIRRKFQLKKIKVGHAGTLDPLATGLLLICTGKFTKKINDLQGQIKEYTGTITLGATTPSFDLETEVNENFPIEHITDEMIRDTTAQFMGNIEQVPPIFSALKKDGKRLYEYAREGKEVEIKKRLVTISEFEITKINIPEVEFRVVCSKGTYIRSLAHDFGLHLRSGAHLSRLRRTKIGDYNVNKALDPLVFEKTLLD
- a CDS encoding thioredoxin family protein, producing MKTIVLEGLESTTEELVQKGTRKAMSYKEYRLLVDDLAAAKKSTGPEQTETLTDYTLLNQRRMKRLDKTLKIGEEIVTKIKGYDKKVTWLVLTESWCGDAAQTMPMINKVAQLNDDISLKVILRDENLDIMNRFLTNGAMAIPKLIMVEDGSGKVVGEWGSRPKVAAKMVIDYKNEHGTLTPEFKQDLQVWYNKDKGQSTLDDLLGLLSLK
- a CDS encoding DNA alkylation repair protein, whose protein sequence is MNEYIQTLELELKRNSNAKIAEEQKAYMRNQFEFYGIKTPVRREIQKPFLAKDFLPPKSELQLIIKTLWNKPEREYQFIGQELVHKYKKQFVKSDIALLEFMVTHKSWWDTVDYIAVKLIGPYFDMFPEQLKPIIEKWLASGNMWLQRCCLLYQLKSKDKMDTQRLSQIINLLLGSNEFFINKAIGWVLREYSRTNPKWVVKFVSNHKLAPLSKREALRLL
- a CDS encoding SemiSWEET transporter; the encoded protein is METIELLGLIAATCTTFAFIPQVYKVWQEKSAKDISLTMYLVMTLGLALWLIYGINIDSLPVILANGITLVLVLFMVFLKLKHK
- a CDS encoding cell division protein FtsX; this translates as MSKSFERYQKRKLISSYFSVVLSIGLVLFLLGILGLLVLNTKKMADHFKEQITISVFLKENAKEVEVDQLQKSLAMAEYTKLATYVSKEEAAEQHSEEIGENFIDFLGYNPLKNSIDVQLNADFVSPEQIESIATEISKKNYVDEVSYDKPLVGLLSDNVKKISFWILIASTIFTFIAVLLINSSIRLSIYSKRFIIKTMQMVGATKVFIRRPFIWSNIKLGMLGSLIALLALGGVLFYLNKNFPELNLFQDSTLLILLFAGVFVLGVLISLISTYFATQRFLNLRTDELYY
- a CDS encoding undecaprenyl-diphosphate phosphatase, whose protein sequence is METIDAIILGIIQGLTEFLPVSSSGHLELGKAILGDNSVPEESLLFTVVLHFATALSTIVVFRKDVWEILSGLFQFKWNEETRFSLKIIISMLPAVLVGLFFEEQLEAFFGGDIRLVGFMLLITAILLYFADKAKDTDKKVSYKNAFIVGISQAIAMLPGISRSGATISTSVLLGVDKTKAARFSFLMVVPLIFGKMAKDIMSGELSFDSENTFAMSAGFIAAFIAGLAACTWMIQLVKKSKLTYFAIYCLLVGLIAIGYSFWS
- a CDS encoding zinc metallopeptidase, with translation MMGYYILIGAIALVSWLVSSKLKSKFKHYSKVHLNNGMSGAEIAEKMLADHGIRDVKVVSTPGMLSDHYNPKNKTVNLSEGVYSQRNASAAAVAAHECGHAVQHAQAYEWLNLRSKLVPVVSVTSGMSTWIVFGGLALGAAAGVGFGYWVAIAGLIMMGFATLFSFVTLPVEYDASNRALAWLKAKNIVTQQEYKGSEDALKWAARTYLVAAIGSLATLVYWGLQVLGGRD
- a CDS encoding DUF3098 domain-containing protein translates to MGKKQKNTPGQAAKPEFIFQKKNYMFMFIGIAFIALGFILMSGGGSDDPNVFNDDIYNFRRIRLAPTLVLIGLGIEVYAILLNPHKKRK
- a CDS encoding YitT family protein, with the translated sequence MAKTIMTSDAKARTNYKLIFKDIFFIVSGIFTAAFGLESFLFPNRFIDGGATGISLLVAEVSNLPLSLLIILVNIPFIILGFRVIGRTFALKATFAILGLALVLATVNFPEITQDKLLVAVFGGFFLGAGIGLSVRGGSVLDGTEVLAIFLSRKLGTTIGDIIILVNIMVFLAAAYLLSIETALYSMLTYLAASKTLDFVIEGIEEYTGVTIISDFSNDIRLMIINKLGRGVTIYDAKGGYVENGKHNEYDVLFTVITRLEIRKLNIEISKIDPKAFVVMNKINDTRGGMIKKRVL
- a CDS encoding TetR/AcrR family transcriptional regulator; translation: MERLLQSVKININEKIFLKDPESSDLGKSIVEESILMIHKMGFESFTFKKLGIKIGSNESSIYRYFENKHKLLLYLTSWYWGWLEYQLVFATNSISDHAEKLKRTIEIVTKTTEEDSAFSHINEVLLNKIVINEYSKSYLTKEVDTENKAGYFVIYKRLVNRIRDMISALDSEYEYPSSLASTILEGSLHQYFLKDHFPSMTDCHKDSGPTNYFLNLVFNLLKS
- the leuS gene encoding leucine--tRNA ligase; amino-acid sequence: MQYNFNEIEAKWQKYWAKNQTFKAENNSEKEKFYVLDMFPYPSGAGLHVGHPLGYIASDIYARYKRHKGFNVLHPMGYDSFGLPAEQYAIQTGQHPAITTETNINRYREQLDKIGFSFDWSREVRTSNPKYYKWTQWVFIQLFNSWYNKDSDKAEDIQTLISIFEKEGNATVNAVCDENVDAFSAQDWNSFSNKRKQEILLHYRLTYLAETEVNWCPALGTVLANDEIVNGVSERGGHPVVRKKMTQWSMRITAYAQRLLDGLDKIYWPQPLKDSQTNWIGRSEGASAIFNVNGHDAIIDVFTTRPDTIFGVSFMTLAPEHELVSKITTGEQKAEVEAYIEATAKRSERDRMADVKTITGAFTGAYAEHPFTKEPIPIWIGDYVLAGYGTGAVMSVPCGDQRDYDFAKHFNISIPNIFEGVDISEEAFADKSTTVITNSDFLNGLKYTKAVKRAIYELAQLGQGEGKINYRLRDAVFSRQRYWGEPFPVYYVDGMPQMINAEHLPIELPEVEKYLPTETGEPPLGNAEVWAWDTDTNKVVHNSAINNATVWPLELNTMPGWAGSSQYFNRYMDSGNENDIFSKEAINYWQDVDLYIGGSEHATGHLLYSRFWQKFMFDKGLVPKDEFAKKLINQGMITGTSAFVYREEETGNVISKGLIEGKKVTPIHADVSLINTSDELNIEGFKKWLPEYKATEFVLEDGKYVVGREVEKMSKSKYNVVSPDSICEDYGADSLRLYEMFLGPLEQSKPWNTAGISGTHSFLKKLWRLYFDENGAKFTNAEPTKDNLKTLHKTIKKVEEDIENFSFNTSVSTFMICVNELISQKCTSRAILEPLAILVSPYAPHIAEELWEQLGHDESIATVSFPIFDGSHLVESTKQYPISFNGKMRFTLELPLDMGKDEIEETVMAHEKTQQQLQGRTPKKIIVVPGKIVNIVG
- a CDS encoding DNA-3-methyladenine glycosylase I, translated to MEKHKCGWCLGNDLYEAYHDLEWGVPVKDDETLFEFLILETFQAGLSWITILRKRENFRKAFNHFDYKKIATYGDAKIEALLNDAGIIRNKLKVHSAISNAQSFMKIQEEFGSFSNYIWGFVNNKPIKNSLLDYKEGPANTPLSDKISKDLKKRGFKFVGSTVVYAFMQAIGMVNDHEKSCFRYKEV